A genomic segment from Tachysurus fulvidraco isolate hzauxx_2018 chromosome 21, HZAU_PFXX_2.0, whole genome shotgun sequence encodes:
- the limk1b gene encoding LIM domain kinase 1 — translation MSQQDERYMRRLSARCCVCNSALSHWYYERDGQYFCKKDYWARFGEQCRGCSEIITTGVIMVAGEHKYHSECFICEQCSMFIGDGDSYALVEHSKLYCEHCYYQHSAARHSGTGCSRLPHTVALVSFPASAESRRGLAFTVDQCPVNGKSSNIKVSQLDTSTTSPEIKEMIHVGDTLLEINGKAAQNIPPDEIDRMIHDIEHCLKLTVEHNPVGLSSPEDQSCLLDEEADQPGNLDFLPHNHVRQRTKNIMRSCSIEKSPCSQSHLPLLSLRRNINRSESLRVDSVDKTQRIFRPSDLIYGEVIGTGFYGQAIKVTHQQTGEVMVIKELLRFDEETQTTFLKEVKMMRCLDHPNVLKFIGVLYKDKRVNFISEYVPGGTLRETIQKMGSDHPWKLRVSYAKDISAGMAYLHSMNVIHRDLNSHNCFVRQNNSVVVADFGLARLLKEDKSQMRNPSPEQASKLSKPHRKKRYTVVGNPYWMAPEMMRGISYDERVDIFSFGIILCEIIGRVYADPDYLPRTIEFGLGVKEFLKRYYPAECPSSFFPLAALCCDTEADKRPSFAKLEEWLESLLMHLDIRLPLISDLDKVRKAFWENHSEIQHENGFQSEQKDRRASVPK, via the exons ATGTCTCAACAGGACGAGCGTTACATGAGAAGACTAAGTGCAAG GTGTTGCGTGTGTAACTCTGCACTCTCTCACTGGTACTATGAACGAGATGGACAGTATTTCTGCAAAAAGGACTACTGGGCTCGCTTTGGAGAACAGTGTCGTGGATGCTCAGAAATCATCACCACTGGCGTCATTATG GTGGCGGGGGAGCACAAGTATCATTCAGAATGTTTTATCTGCGAACAATGCAGCATGTTCATCGGAGATGGGGATTCATACGCTTTAGTGGAGCATTCCAAATTATACTG TGAGCACTGTTATTATCAGCATTCAGCAGCAAGGCATTCAGGGACAGGATGTTCCCGGCTTCCTCACACTGTGGCGCTGGTGTCATTTCCTGCTTCAGCAGAGAGCAGGAGAGGTCTGGCGTTCACTGTGGATCAGTGTCCTGTTAATGGAAAAAGCTCCAATATCAAAGTATCTCA GTTAGATACGTCCACAACCAGTCCTGAAATTAAGGAAATGATTCACGTTGGAGACACTCTCCTTGAAATCAATGGAAAAGCCGCCCAAAACATTCCACCCGATGAG ATTGACCGGATGATCCATGACATTGAGCACTGCCTAAAGCTCACTGTCGAACACAACCCTGTTGGCCTTTCTAGTCCAGAGGATCAGTCTTGTCTGTTGGACGAAGAAGCAGACCAACCAGGGAATTTAGACTTCCTGCCTCATAACCATGTCCGCCAACGCACCAAAAACATTAT GCGCAGTTGCAGCATTGAAAAAAGCCCGTGTTCCCAAAGCCACTTGCCGCTGCTCTCTCTCAGAAGAAACATTAATCGCTCCGAATCTTTGCGTGTCGATTCAGTTGACAAAACACAGCGCATATTCCGTCCCTCTGACCTCATATACGGAGAGGTTATTGGAACGGGCTTCTACGGACAAGCCATCAAG GTGACACATCAGCAAACCGGTGAAGTCATGGTGATTAAGGAACTTCTTCGTTTTGATGAAGAGACCCAGACAACATTTCTCAAGGAG GTCAAAATGATGCGCTGTCTGGATCACCCAAACGTCCTAAAGTTTATTGGAGTTCTTTACAAAGACAAGCGAGTAAACTTTATCTCGGAGTATGTGCCAGGAGGGACTCTGAGGGAAACCATACAGAAAATG GGCAGCGATCATCCATGGAAACTAAGAGTAAGCTATGCAAAGGACATTTCTGCAGGGATG GCCTACCTACATTCCATGAATGTGATCCATCGAGATCTGAACTCGCATAACTGTTTTGTTAGACAG AACAATTCTGTTGTGGTGGCGGACTTCGGGTTGGCAAGACTTCTGAAGGAGGATAAATCTCAGATGAGGAATCCTTCTCCTGAGCAAGCATCAAAGCTGAGTAAGCCACATAGGAAAAAAAGATATACAGTGGTGGGTAACCCATACTGGATGGCACCTGAGATGATGCGAG gTATTAGCTATGATGAACGTGTTGATATCTTCTCCTTTGGAATCATTCTCTGTGAG ATTATTGGCAGAGTGTATGCGGATCCAGACTACCTCCCCCGCACTATTGAATTTGGACTAGGAGTCAAGGAATTTCTAAAGCGCTACTATCCAGCAGAATGTCCATCCAGCTTCTTTCCACTTGCAGCTCTTTGCTGTGACACAGAAGCTGACAAACG GCCCTCATTTGCCAAGCTAGAAGAATGGCTAGAAAGCTTGCTGATGCATCTGGACATCAGACTTCCTCTAATCTCAGATCTGGATAAGGTGCGGAAAGCGTTTTGGGAAAACCACAGCGAAATTCAGCATGAAAACGGTTTCCAGTCGGAACAAAAAGACAGGCGAGCGTCAGTTCCGAAGTGA
- the LOC113662494 gene encoding septin-5-like isoform X3 codes for MDPKDSKHKLDKEEALEGCSYLLDITDAELEKKFLWTSCPFQNQSKRDLESSNRDSNDETRPDTASDLETCSKGILRYTSPLPTHKWVHQVDPNDDSTIPLSYNTSSPCRYSDPYKPSEDQGKDIVGLHTLLCQVQRKALKKGFEFTLMVVGESGLGKSTLINSLFHADLYKDRTSDEAKGKTNKTVTITKKRLEVVENGVKLHLNIVDTPGFGDAIDNTNSWKAVVDYVDQQFEKYRNAEIRVDRIRIPDSRVHCCLYFISPTGHGLKPIDVEFMKALHKKVNIVPVLAKADTLTRSETHYMKTRILEEIDRHKIKIYDIPECDSDDDENLRKHNTLLKRSIPFAVIGSNTTVERNGQYVQARVYPWGIIEVENPAHCDFMLLRNMLVDIHMLNLKDKTDVLYENYRTQILYQNQDPSTYRDSV; via the exons ATGGACCCAAAAGATAGCAAAC ACAAATTGGACAAAGAGGAAGCTCTTGAAGGTTGCAGCTACTTGCTGGATATTACAG ATGCTGAGTTAGAAAAGAAGTTCTTG TGGACCAGCTGTCCATTTCAAAACCAGAGTAAAAGGGATTTAGAAAGCAGCAACAGAGACTCTAATGATGAAACCAGACCGGATACAGCAAGCGACTTGGAGACCTGCTCAAAGGGCATACTTCGTTATACATCCCCATTGCCTACGCACAAATGGGTTCATCAGGTGGATCCGAATGATGACAGCACTATTCCACTGTCCTACAACACAAGTAGTCCGTGTAGATATTCCGATCCATATAAACCCTCAGAG GACCAAGGGAAGGACATTGTTGGGCTTCATACGTTGTTGTGCCAAGTCCAACGAAAAGCATTGAAAAAGGGATTTGAGTTCACATTGATGGTAgtag GTGAGTCTGGCTTGGGCAAGTCCACTCTTATCAACAGCCTCTTTCATGCTGATCTGTATAAGGACCGGACTTCTGATGAAGCTAAAG gaaagacaaataaaactgtAACAATCACCAAGAAGAGATTAGAAGTTGTTGAAAACGGAGTTAAGCTACATCTCAACATAGTGGATACTCCAGGATTTGGAGATGCTATCGACAACACTAACAG TTGGAAAGCTGTGGTAGATTATGTTGACCAGCAGTTTGAGAAGTACAGAAATGCAGAGATCCGTGTAGACCGTATAAGGATTCCGGACAGTCGGGTGCATTGCTGCCTCTATTTCATCTCGCCTACTGGACACGG CCTGAAACCGATTGATGTAGAGTTCATGAAGGCGCTTCATAAGAAGGTCAATATAGTGCCCGTGCTGGCTAAAGCAGATACCCTGACTCGCTCAGAGACTCATTATATGAAAACCAGG ATTTTGGAAGAGATTGATAGACACAAGATCAAAATCTATGACATCCCAGAATGTGACTCAGATGATGATGAGAACCTAAGAAAACACAACACTCTCCTGAAG AGGAGCATACCCTTTGCAGTAATCGGGAGCAACACAACAGTGGAGAGAAACGGCCAGTATGTTCAAGCTCGTGTTTATCCATGGGGCATTATAGAAG TGGAGAACCCTGCTCACTGTGACTTTATGCTCCTGAGGAACATGCTGGTAGATATACACATGCTGAACCTGAAAGACAAGACTGATGTATTGTATGAGAATTACCGTACTCAGATCTTGTACCAGAACCAAGACCCTTCTACTTATCGG gaTTCTGTTTGA
- the LOC113662494 gene encoding septin-5-like isoform X1: MDPKDSKHKLDKEEALEGCSYLLDITDAELEKKFLWTSCPFQNQSKRDLESSNRDSNDETRPDTASDLETCSKGILRYTSPLPTHKWVHQVDPNDDSTIPLSYNTSSPCRYSDPYKPSEDQGKDIVGLHTLLCQVQRKALKKGFEFTLMVVELLLDFCFFNNTHDRGESGLGKSTLINSLFHADLYKDRTSDEAKGKTNKTVTITKKRLEVVENGVKLHLNIVDTPGFGDAIDNTNSWKAVVDYVDQQFEKYRNAEIRVDRIRIPDSRVHCCLYFISPTGHGLKPIDVEFMKALHKKVNIVPVLAKADTLTRSETHYMKTRILEEIDRHKIKIYDIPECDSDDDENLRKHNTLLKRSIPFAVIGSNTTVERNGQYVQARVYPWGIIEVENPAHCDFMLLRNMLVDIHMLNLKDKTDVLYENYRTQILYQNQDPSTYRDSV, translated from the exons ATGGACCCAAAAGATAGCAAAC ACAAATTGGACAAAGAGGAAGCTCTTGAAGGTTGCAGCTACTTGCTGGATATTACAG ATGCTGAGTTAGAAAAGAAGTTCTTG TGGACCAGCTGTCCATTTCAAAACCAGAGTAAAAGGGATTTAGAAAGCAGCAACAGAGACTCTAATGATGAAACCAGACCGGATACAGCAAGCGACTTGGAGACCTGCTCAAAGGGCATACTTCGTTATACATCCCCATTGCCTACGCACAAATGGGTTCATCAGGTGGATCCGAATGATGACAGCACTATTCCACTGTCCTACAACACAAGTAGTCCGTGTAGATATTCCGATCCATATAAACCCTCAGAG GACCAAGGGAAGGACATTGTTGGGCTTCATACGTTGTTGTGCCAAGTCCAACGAAAAGCATTGAAAAAGGGATTTGAGTTCACATTGATGGTAgtag AACTGCTCCTGGATTTCTGCTTCTTTAATAACACTCATGATAGAG GTGAGTCTGGCTTGGGCAAGTCCACTCTTATCAACAGCCTCTTTCATGCTGATCTGTATAAGGACCGGACTTCTGATGAAGCTAAAG gaaagacaaataaaactgtAACAATCACCAAGAAGAGATTAGAAGTTGTTGAAAACGGAGTTAAGCTACATCTCAACATAGTGGATACTCCAGGATTTGGAGATGCTATCGACAACACTAACAG TTGGAAAGCTGTGGTAGATTATGTTGACCAGCAGTTTGAGAAGTACAGAAATGCAGAGATCCGTGTAGACCGTATAAGGATTCCGGACAGTCGGGTGCATTGCTGCCTCTATTTCATCTCGCCTACTGGACACGG CCTGAAACCGATTGATGTAGAGTTCATGAAGGCGCTTCATAAGAAGGTCAATATAGTGCCCGTGCTGGCTAAAGCAGATACCCTGACTCGCTCAGAGACTCATTATATGAAAACCAGG ATTTTGGAAGAGATTGATAGACACAAGATCAAAATCTATGACATCCCAGAATGTGACTCAGATGATGATGAGAACCTAAGAAAACACAACACTCTCCTGAAG AGGAGCATACCCTTTGCAGTAATCGGGAGCAACACAACAGTGGAGAGAAACGGCCAGTATGTTCAAGCTCGTGTTTATCCATGGGGCATTATAGAAG TGGAGAACCCTGCTCACTGTGACTTTATGCTCCTGAGGAACATGCTGGTAGATATACACATGCTGAACCTGAAAGACAAGACTGATGTATTGTATGAGAATTACCGTACTCAGATCTTGTACCAGAACCAAGACCCTTCTACTTATCGG gaTTCTGTTTGA
- the LOC113662494 gene encoding septin-5-like isoform X2: protein MHDKLDKEEALEGCSYLLDITDAELEKKFLWTSCPFQNQSKRDLESSNRDSNDETRPDTASDLETCSKGILRYTSPLPTHKWVHQVDPNDDSTIPLSYNTSSPCRYSDPYKPSEDQGKDIVGLHTLLCQVQRKALKKGFEFTLMVVELLLDFCFFNNTHDRGESGLGKSTLINSLFHADLYKDRTSDEAKGKTNKTVTITKKRLEVVENGVKLHLNIVDTPGFGDAIDNTNSWKAVVDYVDQQFEKYRNAEIRVDRIRIPDSRVHCCLYFISPTGHGLKPIDVEFMKALHKKVNIVPVLAKADTLTRSETHYMKTRILEEIDRHKIKIYDIPECDSDDDENLRKHNTLLKRSIPFAVIGSNTTVERNGQYVQARVYPWGIIEVENPAHCDFMLLRNMLVDIHMLNLKDKTDVLYENYRTQILYQNQDPSTYRDSV, encoded by the exons atgcatg ACAAATTGGACAAAGAGGAAGCTCTTGAAGGTTGCAGCTACTTGCTGGATATTACAG ATGCTGAGTTAGAAAAGAAGTTCTTG TGGACCAGCTGTCCATTTCAAAACCAGAGTAAAAGGGATTTAGAAAGCAGCAACAGAGACTCTAATGATGAAACCAGACCGGATACAGCAAGCGACTTGGAGACCTGCTCAAAGGGCATACTTCGTTATACATCCCCATTGCCTACGCACAAATGGGTTCATCAGGTGGATCCGAATGATGACAGCACTATTCCACTGTCCTACAACACAAGTAGTCCGTGTAGATATTCCGATCCATATAAACCCTCAGAG GACCAAGGGAAGGACATTGTTGGGCTTCATACGTTGTTGTGCCAAGTCCAACGAAAAGCATTGAAAAAGGGATTTGAGTTCACATTGATGGTAgtag AACTGCTCCTGGATTTCTGCTTCTTTAATAACACTCATGATAGAG GTGAGTCTGGCTTGGGCAAGTCCACTCTTATCAACAGCCTCTTTCATGCTGATCTGTATAAGGACCGGACTTCTGATGAAGCTAAAG gaaagacaaataaaactgtAACAATCACCAAGAAGAGATTAGAAGTTGTTGAAAACGGAGTTAAGCTACATCTCAACATAGTGGATACTCCAGGATTTGGAGATGCTATCGACAACACTAACAG TTGGAAAGCTGTGGTAGATTATGTTGACCAGCAGTTTGAGAAGTACAGAAATGCAGAGATCCGTGTAGACCGTATAAGGATTCCGGACAGTCGGGTGCATTGCTGCCTCTATTTCATCTCGCCTACTGGACACGG CCTGAAACCGATTGATGTAGAGTTCATGAAGGCGCTTCATAAGAAGGTCAATATAGTGCCCGTGCTGGCTAAAGCAGATACCCTGACTCGCTCAGAGACTCATTATATGAAAACCAGG ATTTTGGAAGAGATTGATAGACACAAGATCAAAATCTATGACATCCCAGAATGTGACTCAGATGATGATGAGAACCTAAGAAAACACAACACTCTCCTGAAG AGGAGCATACCCTTTGCAGTAATCGGGAGCAACACAACAGTGGAGAGAAACGGCCAGTATGTTCAAGCTCGTGTTTATCCATGGGGCATTATAGAAG TGGAGAACCCTGCTCACTGTGACTTTATGCTCCTGAGGAACATGCTGGTAGATATACACATGCTGAACCTGAAAGACAAGACTGATGTATTGTATGAGAATTACCGTACTCAGATCTTGTACCAGAACCAAGACCCTTCTACTTATCGG gaTTCTGTTTGA
- the LOC113662495 gene encoding septin-5-like, with product MDYPRTSTDRFIRAMFKQHEPELSSLSFKEPENTKLVYTMRDLPPRTGHTFPRREMHVMDKDLGGRTRSHSPDTPTFMRRVRRNLQGSEPDLLHRCHFTSQSYLESPLSPSRAKSPWSRLDPYDSPEDQDKEYVGFATLPSQVHRKSVKKGFAFTLMVAGESGLGKSTLVNSLFLTDVYKDRTLLNAEERISKTVEITKHTISIEEKGVKLKLTIVDTPGFGDAVNNTESWKPVLDFVDHQFEKYFRDESGLNRRNIQDNRVHCCLYFISPYGHGLRPVDVEFMRALHEKVNLVPVLGKADCLTPLELSQKKTKIREEIQRFGINIYQFPECDSDTDDDVRIQDEDLKDSIPFAVVGSNIVVEIKGRRVRGRVYPWGVVEVENPAHSDFLKLRNMLVRTHMQDLKDVTQETHYENYRSECIRNMTRMVVRERKLSLCKYLRESSTDLSLVPLDDETERLIWEKDEELLRMQEMLQRIQDQMQHGN from the exons ATGGATTACCCAAGAACGAGCACAGACCGCTTCATCAGGGCAATGTTCAAACAGCATG AACCTGAG CTGTCCAGTTTATCTTTCAAGGAACCCGAGAACACAAAGCTGGTGTATACCATGAGAGATCTGCCGCCCAGAACAGGGCACACGTTTCCTAGACGAGAGATGCACGTGATGGACAAGGACCTGGGTGGAAGAACTCGTTCTCACTCCCCTGACACACCAACTTTCATGCGTCGAGTGAGAAGGAACCTGCAGGGCTCAGAACCAGACCTGCTGCACCGCTGTCACTTCACTTCCCAAAGCTATCTAGAGTCTCCGCTTAGTCCTTCACGAGCTAAGAGCCCCTGGAGTAGACTAGATCCTTATGATTCTCCTGAG gaTCAAGATAAGGAATATGTTGGATTTGCAACGCTTCCCAGCCAAGTGCACAGGAAATCTGTGAAAAAAGGCTTTGCCTTTACGCTGATGGTAGCCG GGGAGTCTGGTTTAGGAAAGTCCACGTTGGTCAACAGCCTTTTCCTAACAGATGTCTACAAGGACAGGACACTGCTGAACGCTGAAG AAAGGATCAGCAAAACAGTGGAAATCACTAAACATACCATCAGTATTGAAGAGAAAGGTGTGAAACTCAAGCTCACCATTGTGGACACACCAGGCTTTGGAGATGCTGTCAACAACACTGAAAG CTGGAAGCCGGTTTTGGATTTTGTCGACCATCAGTTTGAGAAATACTTCAGGGACGAGAGTGGGTTGAACCGCAGGAACATTCAGGACAACCGAGTCCATTGCTGCCTCTATTTCATCTCACCATATGGccatgg CCTCAGGCCGGTAGACGTGGAGTTTATGAGAGCTCTACATGAGAAGGTCAACCTGGTGCCTGTGCTTGGAAAAGCAGACTGCCTCACACCACTGGAGCTGTCACAGAAGAAAACAAAG ATCCGAGAGGAAATCCAGAGGTTCGGAATCAACATCTACCAGTTCCCCGAGTGTGACTCGGACACGGACGATGACGTTAGAATCCAAGATGAAGACCTGAAA GATAGTATTCCCTTTGCTGTGGTCGGCAGTAACATCGTTGTCGAAATCAAAGGCAGGAGAGTCCGAGGCCGTGTGTATCCCTGGGGTGTGGTCGAAG TGGAAAATCCCGCCCACTCGGACTTCCTGAAGCTTAGGAACATGCTGGTTCGTACCCACATGCAGGACCTGAAGGACGTGACGCAGGAAACCCATTATGAGAACTACCGCTCTGAGTGCATCCGGAACATGACACGCATGGtggtcagagagagaaagctcag TCTGTGTAAATATCTGAGAGAAAGCAGTACAGACTTATCTCTGGTGCCTCTGGACGACGAAACCGAGCGGCTCATTTGGGAGAAAGACgaggag CTACTAAGAATGCAAGAGATGCTGCAAAGGATCCAAGACCAAATGCAGCATGGAAACTGA